The window GGGCCCTGCAGAAAGCAAAGTATGCTCCGATCCCCAACTCCCATATGCATGCAGTAGCAGAGGATTACTACACAATGGCAGAAGCCTACTATAAAGACGGAGTCTACTTTCTTGAGAACGGAGATCCTGTAAACGCCCTGGCTTCCTTTAGCTATGGGCATGCCTGGCTTGATGCCGGAGCAAAACTCGGGGTCTTTGCTGTGGATGATAAGACTCTTTTTACGATATAAAGACCTGGAAGCTCAGATCCCTCATAAATGAATCGGAAACATCGTAACCCTTACATAGATACAGGAATAGAAGGTAAGGAATCCTAAAAAATAAACCTTAAAGGTTAAAAAGTTAATACCTGAAAAATAAACGCTAAAATTAAAAGCTAAAATTAAAAGCTGAAAAAGAAACGCTAAAACTAAAAGCTGAAAAAGAAACGCTAAAATTAAAAGCTGAAAAAGAAACGCTAAAATTAAAAGCTGAAAAATCAACGAATAATAAGAAGTAATAAGTTAAAACTTATAACTGAACGTTGAGAATTTAAAAGCTTAAACTGAAAAACCATATAATAAGTAAAGTTTATAAATAGAAACGCTTATTCGAAGCCAAAACAATTAATATACTTTACTCTATTCTTTAGGTTTTGTAATACTTTTCCCTGTTCCGGGAAGATCTTAAAAACATATACTGAATAACTACGGTGGATAATTATGAAGAACTTTCATGTGGTACTTGAAGCAGCTTGGTTGGTTAGAGATGTAAAAACGGCTGATGATGCAATAGGGGTTGCGATTTCTGAGGCTGGAAAACGCCTGAACCCTAAACTGGATTTTGTAGAGGTTGATGTAGGATCTACGTCCTGCCCGGCATGTGGCGAGCCTTTCAGCAGTGTTTTCATGGCGGCAAATACCGCTCTGGTAGGGCTTATTTTTGAAATGAAGGTTTTTGATGCCGAATCTGCGGAACATGCGGAACGGATAGCAAAATCCGTCATTGGGAAATCTCTCCGCGACATTCCGTTGACAGTTGTTGAAGTCACGGAATTCGAACGGTCAACCGATAAAAGCGAACAGCAGCAGAAAAGCAAGGCAAATAAATAAACAGGTTTCTTTCACTGAACCTGTTGAAAATGCCGTAGCAGAGGAAGGCGTACCTGTACGGCTTCTTACCTGTACGGCTTCTTACCTGTACGGCTTCTTGCTTTTTAGCTGTATGGCTTCTTGCTTTTTAGCTGTACGGCTTCTTACCTGTATGGCTTCTTTCAAGACAGCTCTTCTGCAGCCAGGGTTTAAATACCTCTGACTAAAAAAGGAAGTGTCTGTAACGGCAGAACTGGATAAATCAGTAATTTTATCTTTTCCTGAGTTTTTACTTGACTCAACGTTCAAGAATATATTCTATTCTAAAAACTCCCCCCTCCCATACCCATAAAAAAGAGGAAACTGCATGGACAGAATAATTTCCGTAGTTGGGCATACTGCCCTTGATTACATTGTAGATGTTGAACAAATAGCAGGAAAAAACGAGTCTTCCCCTGTAATTGACTATGAAGAATATCCTGGTGGGGGAGCTGCAAATATTGCAGTTGCCATTGCAAAGCTGGGTGGAAAAAGCCAGCTGATATCTCCTGTAGGTGTGGATTTTTCAAGCTCGGGATATGAGAAGCTCCTTAAGGAAGCATGCGTTGACCTATCTCACCTTTACAGTATTGAAGACCTGAAGCTTTCAAAGGCTTTCATTTTCACAGACAGGGAAGACAACCAGACCAGCTATTTTTACTGGGGAGCGTCCTCAAAATTCAAAGAGCTTGAGCCTGAACCTGCAGATTTTGTCCACCTGGCAACAGCAGATTGCGTCTACAATGCAAAAATAGCGCAGATTGCAGGTTTTGTCTCATTTGATCCGGGTCAGGATCTGGTGACTTACTCAAAGGAAACACTCGAGACAATCCTTGCCCACACTGATATTCTCTTTACAAACAGGCACGAAATCCGGCGGGTTTCAGAGATGACCGGAAAAAGCTTTTCTGAACTCAGGGCTATGATTGATGTTATTGTTGTTACCTATGATGCGGAAGGCAGCAGAATCTACACAGGCAACGGAGAATGGGCAATTCCTGTTGTTTCCGTAAAGGCTGTAGACCCTACAGGAGCAGGAGATGCTTACAGGGCAGGTTTTTTGCTGGCGTATACCAGAGGGTATTCCCTTTCCACATGCGGGAAAATAGGGTCAACTGTAGCTTCCTTTGCCGTACAGGCCAGGGGCTGCCAGACCAGCCTTCCAACCTGGGAAGAGATGAGGGCTCGCTATGAAGCCAGCTTCGGAAAACTGGACGTCGAAAGCTGAAGTCTCAAAAAGTTCGTGGGAAACGGGTTGAAATGAGAGAAATATATAATTTATTATATAATTACTCACATATATAATTATTCACGGATATAATCACTCACGAATATAATCACTCACGAACTATAATCCGCAAATTAGAACCTGGAAATACGAAAAAATTGAATTATAGAAGAGGACGCAGATGAAACTAGCAGCACTAATTTCTGGCGGCAAGGACTCGGTCTTTTCCATCCACAAAGCCCTTGAAGAGGGACACGAAGTCACCCACCTCATCACTATTATTCCCGCAAGGGATGACTCCTACATGTACCACTCAGTCAACCTCCATATAGTAGAACTGATCTCTGCCGCCAGTGAAATCCCGTTGATCCAGCAGCAGTCCAGCGGAATCAAGGAACTTGAGCTGGAAGACCTGACCCTTGCTCTTAAGAAGGTGGAAGTGGATGGCGTGTCTGTAGGTGCTATTGAGTCGCAGTACCAGGCAAGCAGGGTACAGAATATATGCGATTCACTCGGGCTTAAGGTCTATGCCCCTCTCTGGCACAGGGACCCTGAAGAGCTCCTGAATGAGATGATAAAGGTTCTAGACATCAGGATTGTCAGAGTTGCAGCCGACGGTCTGGATCAGTCCTGGCTCGGCCGCCCTATTAATGTGGACTCGATCGAAAACCTCAAAGCCCTGAACCGCAGGTACATGGTCCATATAGCAGGAGAAGGCGGAGAATACGAAACCATAGTCCTTGATGCTCCTTTCTTCAAAAAACGCATAGAAATCGTAAAAAGTGAAGTTGAATGGGAAGGCGACGCCGGATCCTTAAATATCCTGGATGCGAAACTGGTCGACAAGAACTGATTTTTCACGAAAAAATAAGGCAGGATGCTTTTGACTTTAGTCATGAGAGGAATGCAGTCAATTTTCTGGCATTCCTTTCATGTTTGGATTTCTCCACTCTGCTTTGGAAACGAATTTCCTCCGCAGGTAACGTACTTTCGTATCTCCTCTCGCCAATGTTGGATATGCTTGTTATGTGTAACACACCGCCCCTACCTCTCAGGACTTTTAATGCTACACGATAGAGCTGCAAACTGAGGAAGCATTCACAGGTATCATGACATTTCCAACGTAGTCAATTAAGACTCAGGCTGGTCAACCGGGGCACTATTACATGCCTGCCACTTTAGTGACGGGGAGTTGACAAGCAACTGTTTTCTCCCTTAGTTCCGCATTTTTAAGCGCATAAATGTCACCTGATACCGGCTCATGCGCTTAAACTTAAG is drawn from Methanosarcina lacustris Z-7289 and contains these coding sequences:
- a CDS encoding DUF555 domain-containing protein, whose product is MKNFHVVLEAAWLVRDVKTADDAIGVAISEAGKRLNPKLDFVEVDVGSTSCPACGEPFSSVFMAANTALVGLIFEMKVFDAESAEHAERIAKSVIGKSLRDIPLTVVEVTEFERSTDKSEQQQKSKANK
- a CDS encoding DUF357 domain-containing protein; amino-acid sequence: MPADLNEKVNRYEDMLKRALQKAKYAPIPNSHMHAVAEDYYTMAEAYYKDGVYFLENGDPVNALASFSYGHAWLDAGAKLGVFAVDDKTLFTI
- a CDS encoding carbohydrate kinase family protein, whose amino-acid sequence is MDRIISVVGHTALDYIVDVEQIAGKNESSPVIDYEEYPGGGAANIAVAIAKLGGKSQLISPVGVDFSSSGYEKLLKEACVDLSHLYSIEDLKLSKAFIFTDREDNQTSYFYWGASSKFKELEPEPADFVHLATADCVYNAKIAQIAGFVSFDPGQDLVTYSKETLETILAHTDILFTNRHEIRRVSEMTGKSFSELRAMIDVIVVTYDAEGSRIYTGNGEWAIPVVSVKAVDPTGAGDAYRAGFLLAYTRGYSLSTCGKIGSTVASFAVQARGCQTSLPTWEEMRARYEASFGKLDVES
- a CDS encoding diphthine--ammonia ligase; the protein is MKLAALISGGKDSVFSIHKALEEGHEVTHLITIIPARDDSYMYHSVNLHIVELISAASEIPLIQQQSSGIKELELEDLTLALKKVEVDGVSVGAIESQYQASRVQNICDSLGLKVYAPLWHRDPEELLNEMIKVLDIRIVRVAADGLDQSWLGRPINVDSIENLKALNRRYMVHIAGEGGEYETIVLDAPFFKKRIEIVKSEVEWEGDAGSLNILDAKLVDKN